The genomic DNA AGTTTATGCAGATGGAAACCCAAGTGAGGGTACTGATAAACAAGAAAGGGAATCAGTAAACTTTACAATGCGGATCCTTGCTGATAATGCATCAAAAAGAAGCATCCGTTCAGTGAGTGGGTCGCCAACCATGCTCGCGAGTTTAATTGTCTCTAACGCTTGTAAACAACCGATAACACCCGGaactgagaaaaaaacaaaatggaaaagaTCATTCAAAAGATGAAGCAATTGGAAGAGATTTGCTTgcaatagaaaagaaaaaaaaaccgtaCCTACTCCAAGAACTCCACTATCAGAACATCTTTGGCACGCTGTGGAAGGTGGAGGAGTGGGAAAAAGACACCGGTAGCACGGGCCTCCGTTATGATTATAAACAGTAAGCTTGAATACAAAAATAACAGTTAAGTGTTTAATGTGTGGCTTAACATCTATAAGGAGAAACACAATATAATAACGTCGATTGTCATATCACATACCTGCCCGTCCATCCCAAGTGCAGCACCTGACACCAAAGGCTGAATACAATATACAAAGGTTCAGTCAATACCGGCATCTATATAACTGGCAACGAATAAACATGGCCATCATTATGGATGGTAGTTTCTACTCAAAGTATAAACAGAGTTCAGAAGATGATTCACCTTCCCTAGCAGGACACAACAATCGCTGATCATGTAACGACTTGGAGGATTATCGGTCGCATCTACTATGATATCATATCTAATTTATGCTGTTATGGAAACAACAACCATTCAATGATTTACTTTGATGACACTAACAGAAATGCATAAAGATGAgacattttaacaaaacatatcTAAGGATACTGGCTGAGGATTTCCAAAGCATTGGATGTGCGAAGAGCTTCCACATATTCATCAATTTGGATCGTCGAATTTATTCTGAAAATAAAGGACAAAGGAACTTTTCATTAGACTAAAAGAGAAGAGGTGTCCATAAATTCCTACAGGGAGTTTGACTTACGAGCGacaagcagcagcagcagattTCACTTTGGGATCACCAATGAATGCTTCTGTGTGTATAATCTGGATAATAAACATAATCAAAAGAGAGTTAAATCAGCCTAAAGTAGTATCTTTGGTTCAGCCCCCAACCACATACAGTATTAGATTTAGAaccaagagaaagaaagagttgCCACAGCAGTTTTTCTCCAAGTCGTACCTGCCTATGCATATTGTTGAGCTCTACAACATCATGATCAATAATACCCAAACGACCTAAATAAACACAATCAAAGAGATGACCAGAACATCATAATCATAGGGAGAACCAATAGTTTctggagaaacaaaagagactaTAAGTCATGAAAACATACCAACACCACATGCTGCAAGATACAATAAGGCAGGTGAACCCAGTCCTCCAGCTCCAATAACTAATACTGAAGACTTCAAAAGATTTGACTGCCCTATaatcaaacacacacatacacaacaAACATAGAACAGAACATAAGAATCAGTATATTGAAGAAACAACCAATCCAAGGTTTCAAACAAATGCATTTTACAAGAGTTCAGAGTAGATACACTAAACAAAAGCAATCAAATTTCTCAATACATCAGTAAACTTCACCCATGTAATCAAACCAATTCAAAGGATAACAAAAGAAACCCAAATacaaaagttttcatctttcaGCTCCATCATCACTTAGCACAGAACGATTCAAATCAGAAACTAGAACGTGAAAAAGAGTTTGTATTTTGAGTACCTTCAACAGCAAAAGAAGGAAGTAACAGTTGGCGACTATAACGGTAAATCTGATCCGGAGACAACCCGTGTTCAAGCTCCGGCGCCGTTGGATAACAGCAACCATTAGAAACGGCATCGCACCGTTCACCCGCCGCCGTATCCTGGAGCTTTGCTTCGAGGGTCGATATACGGTGCTCTAGTTCAGCCTTCTTGAGCTTTAACTCTTTCAGTTCCTGGAAAATTTCCGATGAATCTCCACCGTTCGACTCCATCACGGGAAGGCAATATTACAGTTACAGACACCGATAAGTACAAGAAGAACCCTAAAGGTttgattagttaaaaaaaaaaacatcaaagagGACGATGTTGACTGTTTTAAACCGGACTTAACCGCGAACCAAATTTGTTGACTGTTTTAAACCGGAGTTAACCACGAACCAAATTTGTTATCCGGGTTGGCCGGTTGGGATTTAAGACAATCCGCAACTTTTTCAtatagacccaaaaaaaaaaaattagtttcttaaatttaaaaacactagATTAGACCTGCGCTATGCCACGGgatattatctatatatacattttttgaagtacattttgtattCTATCC from Camelina sativa cultivar DH55 chromosome 2, Cs, whole genome shotgun sequence includes the following:
- the LOC104731445 gene encoding adenylyltransferase and sulfurtransferase MOCS3-like; amino-acid sequence: MESNGGDSSEIFQELKELKLKKAELEHRISTLEAKLQDTAAGERCDAVSNGCCYPTAPELEHGLSPDQIYRYSRQLLLPSFAVEGQSNLLKSSVLVIGAGGLGSPALLYLAACGVGRLGIIDHDVVELNNMHRQIIHTEAFIGDPKVKSAAAACRSINSTIQIDEYVEALRTSNALEILSQYDIIVDATDNPPSRYMISDCCVLLGKPLVSGAALGMDGQLTVYNHNGGPCYRCLFPTPPPSTACQRCSDSGVLGVVPGVIGCLQALETIKLASMVGDPLTERMLLFDALSARIRIVKIRGRSSQCTVCGDNSSFDKQKFKDFDYEDFTQFPLFAGPLNLLPAESRISSKDFKEILQKKERHILLDVRPSHHYKIVSLPESLNIPLANLEARLNELTSALKEKEDGHVNTGSCTNPSVYVVCRRGNDSQRAVQYLRDSGFSSAKDIIGGLEAWAADVNPNFPTY